A stretch of Helicobacter pylori oki112 DNA encodes these proteins:
- the folP gene encoding dihydropteroate synthase, translating into MIVKRLNPDALKSALQKIGPEKIAQDRMCQKGVSFVFEIQHLPLSATLILKQEAISVGGDFATPRDCILAKEPFYDGVLVASASQLERLIVKCHSQPFGLKHLAQELKSHLKAQKPNAPQIMAVLNLTPDSFYEKSRFDSKKALEEIYQWLEKGIKLIDIGAASSRPQSEIIDPKIEQDRLKEILLEIKSQKLYQCTQFSIDTYHAQTAQMALEHYFSILNDVSGFSSAAMLEVAKDYKPTCILMHAQKTPKDMQENVFYHNLFDEMDRFFKEKLEVLEKYALQDIILDIGFGFAKLKEHNLALIKHLSHFLKFKKPLLVGASRKNTIGLITGREVQDRLAGTLSLHLMALQNGASVLRVHDIDEHIDLIKVFKSLEETD; encoded by the coding sequence ATGATTGTAAAACGCCTTAACCCTGATGCACTCAAAAGCGCTTTACAAAAAATAGGCCCAGAAAAGATCGCACAAGATCGTATGTGCCAAAAAGGCGTTAGCTTTGTTTTTGAAATCCAACATCTGCCCTTAAGCGCAACGCTGATTTTAAAGCAAGAGGCCATAAGCGTTGGGGGCGATTTTGCCACGCCAAGAGATTGTATTTTAGCTAAAGAGCCTTTTTATGATGGGGTGTTGGTTGCGAGCGCTAGCCAATTAGAACGCCTTATTGTCAAGTGCCATTCCCAACCTTTTGGGCTTAAACATTTAGCGCAAGAATTAAAAAGCCACCTCAAAGCTCAAAAACCTAACGCTCCACAAATCATGGCGGTTTTAAACCTGACTCCGGATAGTTTCTATGAAAAGAGCCGGTTTGATAGTAAAAAAGCGCTTGAAGAAATCTATCAATGGCTAGAAAAGGGTATCAAACTCATTGATATAGGCGCAGCCAGTTCAAGGCCACAGAGTGAAATCATTGATCCAAAAATAGAGCAAGATCGCTTAAAAGAAATTTTATTAGAAATCAAATCCCAAAAACTCTACCAATGCACTCAATTCAGCATAGACACCTACCATGCCCAAACCGCCCAAATGGCTTTAGAGCATTATTTTTCCATCCTTAATGATGTGAGCGGTTTTAGTAGCGCTGCAATGCTAGAAGTCGCCAAAGATTACAAGCCCACTTGCATTTTAATGCATGCTCAAAAAACCCCCAAAGACATGCAAGAAAATGTTTTTTACCACAATTTATTTGATGAAATGGATCGCTTCTTTAAAGAAAAACTAGAGGTTTTAGAAAAATACGCGCTTCAAGATATTATTTTAGATATTGGGTTTGGATTCGCTAAATTAAAAGAGCATAATTTAGCCTTAATCAAGCATTTAAGCCACTTTCTTAAATTCAAAAAACCCCTATTGGTGGGAGCGAGTCGTAAAAACACGATCGGGCTTATCACTGGGCGTGAAGTTCAAGACCGGCTCGCTGGCACTTTGAGTTTGCATTTAATGGCGTTGCAAAACGGAGCGAGCGTTTTAAGAGTGCATGACATCGATGAGCATATCGATCTCATCAAGGTGTTTAAGAGTTTGGAAGAAACGGATTGA
- a CDS encoding DMT family transporter: MRNTILFGVSMILLANFCFGIMSAFVKITADYFSPMENVFYRSITMTLLLLLVYPFKPYRLKSYKQGGFKKLAFRVVVGGLAMLAFFYNIEKISLATATAFSQCAPIYTVLLSPLLLKEKLKRSALISACIGLVGVVLISDPSVENVGPVEIIMGLLSGIFVSLAYITLRDLREYYDKQAVILAFAFGMSLLGLAGMFIDIPFLSTGIHIPRKEDILWISLIGINGTLGQYFLTYAYMNAPAGIIAPIEYTRIVWGLLFGLYLGDKFLDLKSSLGVALILCSGLLIALPALLKELKKI; encoded by the coding sequence ATGCGTAACACCATTTTATTTGGCGTTTCAATGATACTCTTGGCAAATTTTTGCTTTGGAATCATGAGCGCGTTTGTTAAAATCACAGCGGATTATTTTTCCCCTATGGAAAATGTGTTTTACCGCTCCATTACCATGACGCTCTTACTCTTACTTGTTTATCCTTTCAAACCCTACCGCTTAAAGAGTTACAAGCAAGGCGGTTTTAAAAAGCTCGCTTTTAGGGTCGTTGTAGGGGGATTGGCCATGTTAGCGTTTTTTTATAATATTGAAAAAATTTCGCTCGCTACTGCGACGGCTTTCTCGCAATGCGCGCCGATTTATACGGTGCTTCTTTCCCCTTTGCTTTTGAAAGAAAAGCTCAAAAGAAGCGCGTTAATTTCCGCATGCATCGGGCTAGTGGGGGTGGTGTTGATCTCCGATCCTAGCGTGGAAAATGTGGGGCCGGTTGAAATTATTATGGGCTTATTGAGCGGGATTTTTGTGTCTTTAGCGTATATCACTTTAAGGGATTTGAGGGAATATTACGACAAGCAAGCCGTGATTTTAGCGTTCGCTTTTGGCATGAGCCTTCTTGGATTAGCGGGCATGTTCATTGATATTCCTTTTTTATCCACAGGCATTCATATCCCTAGAAAAGAAGACATTTTGTGGATTTCTTTAATAGGGATTAACGGGACTTTAGGGCAGTATTTCTTAACTTATGCTTACATGAACGCGCCCGCTGGGATCATTGCCCCGATTGAATACACCCGCATTGTTTGGGGGCTGTTGTTTGGGCTGTATTTAGGCGATAAATTTTTGGATCTTAAAAGCTCTTTAGGGGTGGCTTTGATTTTATGTTCAGGCTTACTCATTGCCTTGCCCGCTCTTTTAAAAGAATTAAAAAAAATTTAA
- a CDS encoding glycosyltransferase family 39 protein produces the protein MQLSPLQSALLYFSYFIYPEKKTRSFDLSDLVFTIMVFLILALGLLMSGEISISYNEAKDFFYSSAWFVQIAQKSTEILGQNDLALRLPFLIAHLINMFLFYLIGRKILKKPKDALYVVLTYALLPGVNLFAILLAKSVLVLSLGLLVSYLYIKTQKIPYLTLSACAFLDGAFIPLLLGVFAYALRKRYFKSAIFILVGLGVNTALFSGSFNKGLPSGYFIDTCLELMLLYSPLLFLYYPYTLYKALLDKKPSLLAFMSASGWLFPLLLSMRQEIDLRTFAPLALIGLPLFVKSVLNSLRVRLKEFRGQYYLRIFSLYLLMLTETLFLWGSKISGANEKLLNRHFLAKEVATALQLRGIHQIRTNDKQLALRLQFYGIKEGGRLRLINTKISKKRPDITIIYADKILQSYSLVCH, from the coding sequence ATGCAACTAAGCCCCTTACAAAGCGCTCTGTTATACTTTAGCTATTTTATTTATCCAGAGAAAAAAACAAGAAGCTTTGATTTAAGCGATTTAGTCTTTACCATCATGGTTTTTTTAATCCTGGCTTTGGGGTTGTTGATGAGTGGAGAAATTTCTATCAGCTACAATGAAGCGAAGGATTTTTTTTATAGCAGCGCATGGTTTGTTCAAATCGCTCAAAAAAGCACTGAAATTTTGGGTCAAAACGATTTGGCTTTGAGATTGCCTTTTTTGATCGCTCATCTCATTAACATGTTTTTATTTTATTTGATAGGGCGAAAGATTTTAAAAAAGCCTAAAGACGCCCTTTATGTGGTATTGACTTACGCTTTATTGCCTGGGGTGAATCTCTTTGCGATTTTATTGGCTAAAAGCGTGCTGGTGTTAAGCCTTGGGCTTTTAGTCAGCTATTTATATATCAAAACCCAAAAAATCCCTTATTTAACCCTCAGCGCTTGCGCGTTTTTAGACGGCGCGTTCATCCCGCTTTTACTAGGGGTTTTTGCCTACGCTTTAAGAAAACGCTATTTTAAGAGTGCGATCTTTATTTTGGTGGGTTTAGGCGTGAATACCGCTCTTTTTAGCGGGAGTTTCAATAAGGGCTTGCCTAGTGGGTATTTCATAGACACATGCTTAGAACTCATGCTTTTATACTCGCCCTTATTGTTCCTCTACTACCCTTATACACTCTATAAAGCCCTTTTGGATAAAAAGCCATCGTTATTAGCCTTTATGAGCGCGAGCGGTTGGCTTTTCCCTTTGCTTTTGAGCATGCGCCAAGAGATAGATTTAAGAACTTTCGCCCCCTTAGCGTTAATCGGTTTGCCTTTGTTTGTTAAAAGCGTTTTAAATAGCCTTAGGGTGCGTTTGAAGGAATTTAGGGGGCAATATTATTTGCGCATTTTTAGTTTGTATCTTTTAATGCTCACTGAAACGCTTTTTTTATGGGGGAGTAAAATTTCTGGCGCTAATGAAAAATTATTAAACCGGCATTTCTTAGCCAAAGAAGTCGCTACAGCCTTGCAATTAAGGGGTATCCATCAAATCCGCACTAACGATAAACAACTCGCTTTAAGGCTCCAATTCTATGGCATTAAAGAAGGGGGGAGGTTAAGACTGATTAACACTAAGATTTCTAAAAAACGCCCGGATATTACAATCATCTACGCTGATAAAATTCTACAATCCTATAGTTTGGTGTGCCATTAA
- a CDS encoding DUF507 family protein, with protein MRLKLTHINHISHKIANDFIHSKLLELKAPRELLCELIEGILEKSVKKENAIDEQARELLEENTDEIEFMRMDERQLFWMIKRQIAQKEGFHLFWEERCNDLSHQILNKILDEDLIMFSVSENLIRNLIYKSIDTYSKAYESIENKVHEKIKHYKRKLPVGSDEYELVFERLYEEELRRKGFL; from the coding sequence ATGAGACTCAAACTAACCCATATAAACCATATAAGCCATAAGATTGCCAATGACTTTATCCATTCAAAACTATTAGAATTAAAAGCCCCTAGAGAATTATTGTGCGAATTGATAGAGGGGATTTTGGAAAAAAGCGTTAAAAAAGAAAACGCCATAGATGAGCAAGCCAGAGAGCTTTTAGAAGAAAACACCGATGAGATAGAATTCATGCGGATGGATGAAAGGCAGCTTTTTTGGATGATTAAAAGACAGATCGCTCAAAAAGAGGGCTTCCATTTGTTTTGGGAAGAAAGGTGCAACGATTTGTCGCACCAGATTTTGAATAAAATCTTAGATGAGGATTTGATCATGTTTAGCGTGTCAGAGAATTTGATAAGAAATTTGATTTACAAATCCATTGACACCTATTCTAAAGCGTATGAAAGCATTGAAAATAAAGTGCATGAAAAAATCAAGCATTACAAACGCAAACTGCCCGTAGGGAGCGATGAATACGAGTTGGTGTTTGAAAGGCTCTATGAAGAAGAATTAAGGCGTAAGGGCTTTTTATAA
- the carA gene encoding glutamine-hydrolyzing carbamoyl-phosphate synthase small subunit: MVSLYLENGLFLQAQSFGASGTQVGELVFNTSMSGYQEVISDPSYKGQFVVFSMPEIGVVGANSKDDESFFSCAGILARHYNDFFSNSRADFSLSAYLKERGVLGVCGVDTRSLIKTLRHHGCLMMVASTIEHDKNKLEEILKNAPRISQSPLVSSVSTPKIITHQRATFDFKTLDYKPFDEKASHKIIAVLDFGAKGNILNELQNVGLKALIYPHHTKASELIKAYEKKEISGIFLSNGPGDPLSLQQEIGEIKQLINAKIPMFGICLGHQLLSIAQGYPTYKLKFGHHGSNHPVKNLKTNAVEITAQNHNYCVPEEIEEIAIITHRNLFDNTIEGVRYKNAPIISVQHHPESSPGPKESHYIFKEFVELLKDF, from the coding sequence ATGGTTTCTCTCTATTTAGAAAACGGGCTTTTTTTGCAAGCGCAAAGTTTTGGGGCTAGCGGCACGCAAGTAGGCGAGCTTGTTTTTAACACTTCTATGAGTGGCTATCAAGAAGTCATTAGCGACCCTAGCTATAAGGGGCAATTTGTGGTTTTTAGCATGCCTGAAATTGGGGTTGTGGGCGCTAATTCTAAAGATGATGAATCCTTTTTTTCATGTGCAGGGATTTTAGCGCGCCATTACAACGATTTTTTTTCTAACTCAAGGGCGGATTTTAGCTTGAGCGCTTATTTGAAAGAGCGTGGCGTTTTAGGGGTTTGTGGCGTTGATACCAGAAGTTTGATCAAAACCTTACGCCATCATGGGTGCTTGATGATGGTCGCTTCCACGATAGAGCATGACAAAAACAAGCTTGAAGAAATTTTAAAAAACGCCCCTAGAATTTCCCAATCCCCCCTAGTGTCTAGCGTTTCTACGCCAAAAATCATCACGCACCAGCGCGCGACTTTTGATTTCAAAACTCTAGATTACAAGCCTTTTGATGAAAAAGCCTCTCATAAAATTATCGCCGTGTTAGACTTTGGGGCTAAGGGCAATATTTTAAACGAGCTTCAAAATGTGGGGTTAAAAGCCCTTATTTACCCGCACCACACTAAGGCTAGCGAGCTGATTAAGGCCTATGAAAAAAAAGAAATTAGCGGGATTTTCCTCTCTAACGGGCCTGGCGATCCTTTGAGCTTGCAGCAAGAAATTGGAGAAATCAAACAGCTCATTAACGCTAAAATCCCCATGTTTGGCATTTGCTTAGGGCATCAATTGCTCTCTATCGCGCAAGGCTACCCTACTTACAAGCTCAAATTTGGCCATCATGGGAGCAACCACCCCGTTAAAAACCTAAAAACAAACGCCGTTGAAATCACCGCACAAAACCACAACTATTGCGTCCCTGAAGAAATTGAAGAAATCGCCATTATCACGCACCGCAATCTTTTTGACAACACCATTGAGGGCGTGCGTTATAAAAACGCTCCCATTATCTCTGTCCAGCACCACCCAGAAAGCAGCCCCGGCCCCAAAGAGAGCCATTATATTTTTAAGGAATTTGTGGAATTGTTAAAGGATTTTTAG
- a CDS encoding formamidase, which produces MGSIGSMGKPIEGFLVAAIQFPVPIVNSRKDIDHNIESIIRTLHATKAGYPGVELIIFPEYSTQGLNTAKWLSEEFLLDVPGKETELYAKACKEAKVYGVFSIMERNPDSNKNPYNTAIIINPQGEIILKYRKLFPWNPIEPWYPGDLGMPVCEGPGGSKLAVCICHDGMIPELAREAAYKGCNVYIRISGYSTQVNDQWILTNRSNAWHNLMYTVSVNLAGYDNVFYYFGEGQICNFDGTTLVQGHRNPWEIVTGEIYPKMADNARLSWGLENNIYNLGHRGYVAKPGGEHDAGLTYIKDLAAGKYKLPWEDHMKIKDGSIYGYPTTGGRFGK; this is translated from the coding sequence ATGGGAAGTATCGGTAGTATGGGCAAACCTATTGAAGGGTTTTTAGTGGCAGCCATTCAGTTTCCTGTGCCAATTGTCAATAGCCGTAAGGATATTGATCACAATATTGAAAGCATTATCAGAACCTTGCATGCGACTAAAGCGGGGTATCCGGGAGTGGAACTTATCATTTTCCCTGAGTATAGCACGCAAGGTTTGAATACCGCTAAGTGGCTTAGCGAAGAGTTTTTATTAGATGTCCCGGGTAAAGAGACAGAGCTATACGCTAAGGCGTGTAAAGAGGCGAAAGTTTATGGTGTTTTTTCAATCATGGAACGCAATCCTGATTCTAACAAAAACCCCTACAATACCGCCATTATCATCAATCCGCAAGGTGAAATCATTTTAAAATACCGCAAGCTATTCCCATGGAATCCCATTGAACCATGGTATCCTGGGGATTTAGGAATGCCTGTGTGCGAGGGTCCGGGTGGATCAAAATTAGCCGTGTGCATTTGCCATGACGGCATGATTCCAGAGCTCGCTAGAGAAGCAGCCTATAAAGGGTGCAATGTGTATATCCGCATTTCAGGCTATAGCACTCAAGTCAATGATCAGTGGATTTTGACCAACCGCTCCAACGCATGGCACAATTTGATGTATACCGTGAGCGTGAATTTAGCCGGCTATGATAATGTCTTTTACTACTTTGGTGAGGGGCAAATCTGTAACTTTGATGGCACGACTCTTGTTCAAGGGCACCGCAACCCTTGGGAGATTGTAACCGGGGAAATCTATCCTAAAATGGCAGACAACGCTCGCTTAAGCTGGGGCTTAGAAAACAACATTTACAACCTAGGCCATAGAGGGTATGTGGCTAAACCGGGCGGAGAACATGACGCAGGCTTAACCTACATCAAAGACTTAGCCGCTGGTAAATACAAATTGCCTTGGGAAGATCACATGAAAATCAAAGATGGCTCTATTTATGGCTACCCTACCACCGGTGGGCGTTTTGGGAAATAA
- the maf gene encoding septum formation inhibitor Maf: MELILGSQSSARANLLKEHGIKFEQKALYFDEENLKTTDPREFVYLACKGKLEKAKELLANNCVIVVADSVVSVGNRMQRKAKNKREALEFLKLQNGNEIEVLTCSALISPKLEWLDLSVFRARLKAFDSSEIEKYLESGLWQESTGCVRLEDFHRPYIKSSSENLSVGLGLNVEGLLGALKLGAEIASL, from the coding sequence ATGGAGCTTATTTTAGGCTCTCAATCCAGCGCTAGGGCGAATCTTTTAAAAGAGCATGGGATTAAGTTTGAACAAAAAGCACTCTATTTTGATGAAGAAAACCTAAAAACCACAGACCCTAGAGAGTTTGTCTATCTGGCGTGCAAGGGGAAATTGGAAAAAGCTAAAGAATTACTTGCGAATAATTGCGTTATCGTGGTGGCTGATAGCGTGGTGAGCGTGGGTAATCGCATGCAACGAAAAGCTAAAAACAAGCGAGAAGCCCTTGAATTTTTAAAACTCCAAAATGGCAATGAAATAGAGGTTTTAACCTGCTCTGCATTGATTTCTCCTAAACTAGAATGGTTGGATCTATCGGTTTTTAGAGCGCGTTTAAAGGCGTTTGATTCTAGCGAGATAGAAAAATATTTAGAGAGCGGATTGTGGCAAGAAAGCACGGGCTGCGTGCGGTTAGAAGACTTTCATAGGCCCTATATTAAAAGCTCAAGCGAGAATTTGAGCGTGGGGTTAGGGCTGAATGTGGAAGGCTTGTTAGGGGCGCTAAAATTAGGGGCTGAAATTGCATCGTTATAA
- the alaS gene encoding alanine--tRNA ligase — translation MDIRNEFLQFFQNKGHEIYPSMPLVPNDATLLFTNAGMVQFKDIFTGIVPRPSIPRATSSQLCMRAGGKHNDLENVGYTARHHTLFEMLGNFSFGDYFKEEAILFAWEFVTKNLGFKPKDLYISVHEKDDEAVKLWEKFVPVDRIKKMGDKDNFWQMGDSGPCGPCSEIYIDQGEKHFKGSEDYFGGEGDRFLEIWNLVFMQYERSNDGVLSPLPKPSIDTGMGLERVQALLERKLNNFDSSLFASLMEEISELTSLDYASGFQPSFRVVADHARAVAFLLAQGVHFNKEGRGYVLRRILRRALRHGYLMGLKEAFLYKVVGVVCEQFSNTHAYLKESKEMVMKECFEEEERFLETLESGMELFNLSLEHLNGNKIFDGKIAFKLYDTFGFPLDLTNDMLRSHGACVDMQGFENCMQDQVKRSKASWKGKQNNADFSAILNAYAPNEFVGYETTECPAKALGFFDSDFKEITEANPNQEVWVLLEKTPFYAEGGGAIGDRGALFKDNEEAAIVSDTKNFFGLNFSLLEIKKALKKGDQVIAQVSDERLEIAKHHSATHLLQSALREVLGSHVSQAGSLVESKRLRFDFSHPKALNDEELEKVEDLVNAQIFKHLNSQVEHMPLNQAKDKGALALFSEKYAENVRVVSFKEASIELCGGIHVENTGLIGGFRIVKESGVSSGVRRIEAVCGKAFYQLAKEENKELKNAKTLLKNNDVIAGINKLKESVKNSQKAPVSMDLPIEKIHGVSLVVGVVEQGDIKEMIDRLKSKHERLLAMVFKKENERITLACGVKNAPIKANAWANEVAQILGGKGGGRDDFASAGGKDIENLQAALNLAKNTALKALEG, via the coding sequence ATGGATATTCGCAACGAATTTTTACAATTTTTTCAAAATAAGGGGCATGAGATTTATCCCAGCATGCCTTTAGTGCCTAATGACGCTACCTTGCTTTTTACCAATGCCGGCATGGTGCAATTTAAAGATATTTTTACCGGGATTGTGCCACGCCCTAGCATTCCTAGAGCGACAAGCTCGCAATTGTGCATGCGCGCAGGGGGCAAGCATAACGATTTAGAAAATGTCGGTTATACCGCAAGACACCACACGCTTTTTGAAATGCTAGGGAATTTCTCTTTTGGGGATTATTTCAAAGAAGAAGCGATTTTGTTTGCGTGGGAATTTGTAACCAAAAATTTAGGGTTTAAGCCTAAAGATTTATACATCAGCGTGCATGAAAAAGACGATGAAGCCGTTAAACTATGGGAAAAGTTTGTGCCTGTTGATAGGATTAAAAAAATGGGCGATAAAGATAATTTCTGGCAAATGGGCGATAGCGGGCCTTGCGGGCCTTGCAGTGAAATCTACATTGATCAAGGTGAAAAACACTTTAAGGGGAGCGAGGATTATTTTGGGGGCGAGGGCGATAGGTTTTTAGAAATTTGGAATCTGGTGTTCATGCAATACGAACGCTCTAATGATGGCGTTTTGTCCCCCTTGCCAAAGCCTAGCATTGATACGGGCATGGGCTTAGAAAGGGTGCAAGCGCTATTAGAACGCAAGCTCAATAATTTTGATTCTTCATTATTTGCGTCCTTAATGGAAGAAATCAGCGAGCTTACAAGCCTAGATTATGCGAGCGGGTTCCAGCCAAGTTTTAGGGTAGTGGCCGATCATGCAAGAGCGGTAGCGTTCTTGCTCGCTCAAGGGGTGCATTTTAATAAGGAGGGCCGTGGCTATGTTTTAAGGCGCATTTTAAGGCGAGCCTTAAGGCATGGGTATTTAATGGGCTTAAAAGAAGCGTTTCTATACAAAGTCGTGGGCGTGGTGTGCGAGCAATTTTCTAACACGCATGCGTATTTGAAAGAATCTAAAGAAATGGTAATGAAAGAATGCTTTGAAGAAGAAGAGCGCTTTTTAGAAACTTTGGAATCGGGCATGGAATTGTTTAACTTGTCTTTAGAGCATTTGAATGGAAATAAAATTTTTGATGGCAAGATCGCTTTCAAGCTTTATGACACTTTTGGTTTCCCTTTAGACTTGACAAACGACATGCTAAGAAGTCATGGGGCGTGTGTGGATATGCAAGGCTTTGAAAATTGCATGCAAGATCAAGTGAAACGCTCTAAAGCTTCATGGAAAGGCAAACAAAACAACGCCGATTTTAGCGCTATTTTAAACGCTTATGCACCTAATGAATTTGTGGGGTATGAAACGACAGAATGTCCTGCTAAAGCCTTAGGGTTTTTTGATAGCGATTTTAAAGAAATAACAGAAGCAAATCCTAACCAAGAAGTCTGGGTCTTATTAGAAAAAACCCCTTTTTATGCAGAAGGTGGGGGGGCTATAGGCGATAGGGGTGCGCTTTTTAAAGACAATGAAGAAGCGGCTATAGTGTCAGACACAAAAAATTTTTTTGGGCTTAATTTTTCGCTCCTTGAAATCAAAAAAGCGCTAAAAAAAGGCGATCAAGTGATCGCGCAAGTGAGCGATGAGCGCTTAGAAATCGCCAAACACCATAGCGCGACGCATTTATTGCAGAGCGCTTTAAGAGAAGTTTTAGGTTCGCATGTGAGTCAAGCGGGGAGTTTAGTGGAATCCAAACGATTGCGTTTTGATTTCTCGCACCCTAAAGCGCTCAATGATGAAGAGCTAGAAAAAGTAGAAGATCTAGTCAACGCTCAAATTTTCAAGCACCTAAATAGCCAGGTGGAGCATATGCCTTTAAACCAAGCTAAAGATAAGGGAGCGTTAGCGTTATTTAGTGAAAAATACGCTGAAAATGTGCGGGTGGTGAGCTTTAAAGAAGCGTCCATTGAATTGTGTGGGGGCATTCATGTGGAAAATACCGGGCTTATTGGGGGGTTTAGGATTGTAAAAGAAAGCGGGGTGAGTAGTGGGGTCAGACGCATTGAAGCGGTGTGCGGGAAAGCCTTTTACCAACTGGCTAAAGAAGAAAATAAAGAGCTTAAAAACGCTAAGACTTTATTGAAAAATAACGATGTGATCGCCGGAATCAACAAGCTTAAAGAGAGCGTGAAAAACAGCCAAAAAGCCCCCGTTTCTATGGATTTACCGATTGAAAAAATCCATGGCGTGAGTTTGGTGGTGGGCGTAGTGGAACAAGGCGACATTAAAGAAATGATTGACCGATTGAAAAGTAAGCATGAAAGATTGCTCGCTATGGTGTTTAAAAAAGAAAATGAGCGAATCACTCTCGCATGCGGGGTGAAAAACGCGCCCATAAAAGCGAACGCATGGGCTAATGAAGTGGCGCAAATTTTAGGGGGTAAAGGGGGCGGGAGAGATGATTTTGCGAGCGCTGGGGGCAAGGATATTGAAAATTTGCAAGCGGCGCTCAATTTAGCGAAAAATACCGCTCTTAAAGCTTTAGAGGGATAG
- a CDS encoding YdcH family protein produces MFHEFRDEISVLKANNPHFDKIFEKHNQLDDDIKTAEQQNASDAEISHMKKQKLKLKDEIHSMIIEYREKQKSERA; encoded by the coding sequence ATGTTCCATGAATTTAGAGACGAAATCAGCGTGTTAAAAGCGAATAATCCGCATTTTGATAAGATTTTTGAGAAACACAACCAGCTTGATGACGACATCAAAACCGCTGAGCAACAAAACGCTAGCGACGCTGAAATCAGCCACATGAAAAAACAAAAATTAAAATTAAAAGATGAAATCCACAGCATGATCATAGAGTATAGAGAAAAACAAAAATCTGAACGCGCTTAA